Proteins co-encoded in one Arthrobacter alpinus genomic window:
- a CDS encoding ABC-three component system protein, translated as MVSEIAHILAASPGGARYDSSQSDVERADISNLIVLCDRHHKVVDTQRAKYTAEALRSMKVDHEATVSRGQLYAMNAVGFAELEAVCSSLRLAPRVVSTGIETLVLPPGITEKMVANDLGDASEALIKMGISKTTAVEAFISFSERGVPGFSARLQQWFKAKYAEGILASLSGDDLFSFVCSAALDNAGVNRNELLEAAAIAVVVHLFEICEIFEAARAAS; from the coding sequence GTGGTCTCTGAGATAGCCCACATCCTTGCTGCCAGCCCAGGTGGCGCACGATATGACTCATCCCAGAGCGATGTCGAACGTGCCGACATTTCGAACCTGATCGTGCTTTGTGACAGGCATCATAAAGTGGTGGATACTCAGCGAGCCAAATACACCGCCGAGGCTCTCCGGTCGATGAAGGTCGATCATGAAGCGACGGTCAGTCGGGGGCAACTATATGCCATGAATGCTGTCGGATTCGCGGAATTGGAAGCGGTTTGCTCTTCCCTTCGACTCGCACCACGCGTCGTTTCAACGGGCATTGAAACGCTTGTCTTGCCGCCTGGAATCACCGAAAAAATGGTGGCCAACGACTTGGGTGACGCATCAGAAGCGCTGATCAAGATGGGAATCTCGAAGACGACCGCGGTAGAGGCGTTCATTAGCTTCAGCGAACGTGGAGTCCCGGGGTTCTCAGCCCGCCTTCAACAGTGGTTCAAAGCAAAATACGCCGAAGGGATACTGGCCTCCTTGAGCGGAGACGATTTGTTCTCCTTCGTGTGCTCGGCCGCCCTCGACAACGCCGGCGTGAACAGAAATGAACTGCTCGAGGCCGCGGCAATCGCCGTAGTAGTGCACCTCTTTGAAATCTGCGAAATCTTCGAGGCTGCTCGTGCTGCTTCCTGA
- the mobF gene encoding MobF family relaxase, with translation MTVSIARLSTEAGVSYLLKTTSHADVETRDLTGYYTAASNPLGQWLGAGLAGIGMNPHDTVTDAAAKALFERGAHPSTRASLGRTPNQSSTVTGANGQPVRRAAVAGFDLTFSVPKSVSVLWALGDDGYKDKVMAAHHAALEATLAWLESSAIHTRAGHGGVAHVGVHGSIAAAFDHWESRSGDPQLHTHVVIANRAQRVSDGAWTTLDSRTLYKVTVAASQHYNGLLYDQLGRDLGTQAEVRTPTSTIHNYSFELSGVDDELIREFSSRSRLIDIEAARLVNDWSDTHGREPSNAVKLKLRQQATLSTRTAKNHDVVPLNTRTRQWRERAQAKGFDPETVLAATINRSHTRPLTFTDADAAWITSTAGLVKDLVARRRATWNRWNLIAEAERVCQEIRCATAADRIRLMDAIAASAETQSVALNEFRYSIPTTAPDLAFNGHSVFDLASAHLFTDVSTLTNEEAIMNAHTNDAGPHLEHTSVKDALEQFRSTRGDTLQVEQSRTAEAVLASGRRLDAVVGPAGTGKTTTMSAVKTLWEDCFGAGTVVGLAPAAASADVLGQELGLATDNVSKWLYESTGPGAAIRAGQYADTAERYQTACQYPRHDGQARKVLERLAQRMSALTATQTKWQFRPNQLVIIDEASMVSTYQLAALLDQATGAGAKILLVGDPAQLDSIDAGGILGWLDRAGCAQRLSTVWRFTNVWERTASLKLRTGDFDVIPEYTAYGRISSGTYDAMVDDAYNRWDADIRTGKTSILIAPDNDTVAMLNERAQADRVGTGTVDAEATVDLSDGLHAGRGDTILARRNDRHLLDDTGNFIRNGTLIIISGTPNPDGSIAGIRQDNGARIIMGADYLAESVELGYATTAHRSQGITVDTGHTLVSEGRLTRELFYVSMTRGKAGNHAYISEPDPATTTAWTRPHCRTGGKSSAPYSPSKAPNTLPTRSAMNNATRPTPCPACSPSMTTWPR, from the coding sequence ATGACCGTCTCCATAGCCCGCCTCTCCACCGAAGCCGGCGTCTCCTATCTGCTGAAGACAACCAGCCATGCCGACGTCGAAACCCGGGACCTCACCGGCTACTACACCGCCGCCAGCAACCCGCTCGGGCAATGGCTCGGCGCAGGACTTGCCGGTATCGGCATGAATCCACACGACACAGTCACCGACGCTGCCGCGAAGGCCCTCTTTGAACGAGGCGCGCACCCCTCCACGCGAGCATCCTTGGGCCGGACACCCAACCAGTCCTCCACCGTCACCGGTGCCAACGGCCAGCCTGTGCGCCGGGCTGCGGTGGCCGGCTTTGACCTGACCTTCAGCGTACCCAAATCCGTCTCCGTGCTCTGGGCCCTCGGCGATGACGGATATAAGGACAAGGTCATGGCGGCCCACCACGCGGCCCTGGAAGCCACCCTGGCCTGGCTGGAGAGCTCCGCCATCCACACCCGCGCCGGACACGGCGGCGTCGCACATGTCGGCGTCCATGGCTCCATCGCGGCCGCCTTCGACCACTGGGAGTCCCGCTCTGGAGATCCCCAGCTGCACACCCACGTCGTCATCGCCAACAGGGCCCAACGCGTCAGCGATGGCGCTTGGACCACCCTTGATTCACGCACACTCTACAAAGTCACCGTTGCCGCCAGCCAACACTACAACGGGCTCCTCTATGACCAACTCGGCCGAGATCTAGGAACCCAGGCCGAAGTCCGCACACCTACCAGCACCATCCACAATTACAGTTTCGAACTCTCCGGCGTCGACGATGAACTCATCCGCGAGTTCTCCAGCAGGTCCCGGCTGATCGACATTGAAGCGGCCCGGCTCGTCAATGACTGGTCCGATACCCACGGACGGGAACCCAGCAACGCCGTCAAACTCAAACTGCGGCAACAGGCAACACTGTCCACCCGCACCGCCAAGAATCACGACGTCGTCCCCCTGAACACACGCACTCGGCAGTGGCGTGAAAGGGCTCAGGCCAAGGGATTCGATCCCGAGACCGTGCTGGCGGCCACCATCAACCGCTCACACACCCGCCCCCTCACATTCACCGACGCCGACGCGGCCTGGATCACTAGCACTGCCGGGTTGGTCAAGGACCTTGTCGCCAGGCGCCGGGCTACCTGGAACAGGTGGAATCTCATCGCCGAGGCAGAACGGGTGTGTCAGGAGATCCGCTGCGCCACTGCAGCCGACCGGATCCGCCTAATGGATGCCATCGCCGCTTCCGCCGAGACCCAGTCTGTTGCTCTAAACGAGTTTCGCTACTCCATCCCCACCACAGCACCCGACCTTGCGTTCAATGGCCACAGTGTATTTGATCTGGCCAGCGCCCACCTCTTCACCGATGTCTCCACACTGACGAACGAGGAAGCCATCATGAACGCCCACACGAACGACGCCGGCCCTCACCTCGAGCACACGTCCGTCAAGGACGCTCTCGAACAGTTCCGCAGCACCCGTGGCGACACACTGCAGGTCGAGCAATCCAGGACTGCCGAGGCCGTCCTGGCCAGCGGAAGGCGACTGGACGCCGTCGTCGGCCCCGCCGGGACCGGCAAGACCACCACGATGAGCGCCGTCAAAACCCTGTGGGAAGACTGCTTCGGTGCCGGGACCGTGGTGGGGCTTGCCCCTGCTGCGGCCTCGGCCGACGTCCTGGGACAGGAGCTCGGACTGGCCACGGACAACGTGAGCAAATGGCTCTACGAATCCACCGGCCCGGGCGCAGCCATACGAGCAGGACAGTATGCAGATACAGCAGAAAGGTACCAAACGGCCTGTCAATACCCGCGGCATGATGGACAGGCCCGGAAAGTCTTAGAGCGCCTTGCGCAGCGGATGAGCGCCCTCACAGCGACCCAGACAAAGTGGCAGTTCCGGCCCAATCAGCTGGTCATCATCGACGAAGCTTCCATGGTCTCCACCTACCAGCTCGCCGCACTTCTGGATCAGGCCACAGGTGCCGGAGCCAAGATCCTGCTTGTCGGCGACCCGGCACAACTGGACTCCATCGACGCCGGCGGAATCCTTGGATGGCTTGACCGGGCCGGCTGCGCCCAACGACTCAGCACGGTCTGGCGCTTCACCAATGTTTGGGAACGCACTGCCTCCCTGAAACTTCGCACAGGCGACTTTGACGTCATTCCCGAGTACACCGCCTACGGGCGCATCAGCAGCGGCACGTACGACGCCATGGTGGATGACGCCTACAACCGCTGGGACGCCGACATCCGCACCGGGAAGACCTCGATCCTAATCGCCCCTGACAACGACACCGTCGCCATGCTCAACGAACGCGCCCAAGCGGACCGCGTCGGCACCGGCACGGTCGATGCAGAAGCCACTGTGGACCTCAGCGACGGCCTCCACGCCGGACGCGGCGACACCATCTTGGCACGGCGGAACGACCGTCACCTCCTCGATGACACCGGTAACTTTATCCGCAATGGAACCCTCATCATCATCAGTGGCACGCCCAATCCGGACGGCTCCATCGCCGGGATCCGCCAGGACAACGGGGCACGAATCATCATGGGCGCTGATTATCTCGCCGAGTCCGTGGAACTTGGCTACGCCACCACCGCCCACCGATCCCAGGGAATCACCGTGGACACCGGCCACACCCTCGTCAGTGAAGGCAGGCTCACCCGGGAACTCTTCTACGTCTCCATGACACGCGGCAAGGCTGGCAACCATGCCTACATCAGCGAGCCAGACCCCGCGACCACCACGGCGTGGACCCGTCCTCACTGCCGGACTGGCGGCAAATCCTCAGCACCATACTCTCCATCGAAGGCGCCGAACACACTGCCCACGAGGTCCGCGATGAACAACGCAACCAGGCCAACTCCCTGTCCCGCTTGCTCGCCGAGTATGACTACCTGGCCCAGATAG
- a CDS encoding DUF6504 family protein has product MVVDERVSVRTTAAGSPLEFEWRARHYRRTELPLRFFTRRPWWTEQNRIQKGIGAQVLETEMWRVTAAGRGRSAERVFELTHEDSHWRLSRILG; this is encoded by the coding sequence ATGGTTGTTGATGAGCGTGTGAGTGTCCGGACGACTGCTGCGGGAAGCCCGTTGGAGTTTGAGTGGCGGGCGCGGCACTATCGGAGGACAGAGTTGCCGCTACGGTTTTTTACCCGTCGTCCTTGGTGGACGGAGCAGAACCGCATCCAGAAAGGTATTGGCGCTCAGGTCTTAGAGACAGAGATGTGGAGAGTAACTGCTGCGGGCCGTGGTCGTTCTGCCGAACGAGTATTTGAGCTTACCCATGAGGACTCTCACTGGCGGCTGTCAAGGATTCTTGGCTAG
- a CDS encoding DNA polymerase III subunit alpha: protein MFIHLHVASAFSAHYGVDWPDTLAAAARDGGADALAITDRDGLYGVPKHIAACQRAGIDAVLGVELATLGHDGAVTGRVVILAHGHNEGAGYTALCRLVSVAHTHTTVGVSLDQIAKHLLTDAGTVGTVLLGPLSDVGRRVASRRDGLPLLRAWLRVLPTAAVRIEVASHLSEPGQPLSHTHAIRMLRLATQTGLMPVMTNMVRYAEPDGAITADVLDAARALACLDETGVQPTAQGWLKPVTTMKALASEITALGQFGDGAARTLLANTEDLADQCRIDPVVDTGWGIPVMPEASIIGITGDPLAELWERATAGVTSRYSGSSSASFGVMQDRLKAEMATIADLGFSSYFLTVAEVTRLIREMGIRSAARGSGAGSLVNYALGISQVDPIRHDLLFERFLSTERQTLPDVDIDVESARRHEIYHRIFERFGPERVTLMSMQSGYRARGAARDAGMALGMAPEDIDGIAKGLWRFSASEFREALDEKPELRDLADRIEGNRQLDLLVDITERLDRLPRHISMHPCGVILSSATLLDRTPVQPSGTGLPMSQYDKHDMDPMGLIKLDVLGVRMQSAMAYAITEIRRTTGKRIDLEAVPLDDEPTFELIRSTQTLGCFQIESPGQRELIGKLQPTVFDDLITDISLFRPGPMQADMVKPFLNRRGGWETVAQLHPDLEPVLRSTYGIVVFHEQLMRILDIFTGCGLAYADVLRRHLSNDDKLPAVETYFRDQSIQRGYTLEAVERVWGVVKGFGSFGFCRAHGAAFAVPTYESAWLKTHYPIQFLAGLWTHDPGMYPKRLLIAEARRLGIPILPLDVNASTDEYVVEPAGDGGLGIRMSLSDVKGIQAKEVERILNQRPFDSLADLKQRARLRVSTIESLALVGALDSLYTGTNHRSRRDLVAWNEATRHSKRAHVIPGQLALPLPAIDAATMVTHEPDMTPTDVTRAELDILSLDVSYHLMESHQPLLDELGVTKAKDLLSLRNGTFVRVAGVRVATQTPPMHGGKRVVFISVDDGTGCIDATFFADAQKDVDPPILFNTRLLLIEGTTRRTGPRGMSLQATNATDLTELSLAARNG, encoded by the coding sequence ATGTTCATTCACTTGCATGTTGCCTCCGCCTTCTCCGCCCACTACGGGGTGGATTGGCCAGACACTCTGGCCGCCGCGGCTAGGGATGGTGGTGCCGACGCCTTGGCGATCACCGATCGTGATGGCCTCTACGGCGTTCCCAAGCACATTGCTGCCTGTCAGCGCGCGGGCATTGACGCGGTTCTTGGTGTGGAACTTGCAACCCTAGGACACGACGGCGCGGTCACCGGCCGCGTTGTCATTCTGGCCCACGGACACAACGAAGGAGCGGGCTACACGGCACTGTGCCGCTTGGTGTCCGTTGCTCACACTCACACAACGGTGGGGGTGAGTCTTGATCAGATTGCCAAGCATCTTCTGACCGATGCCGGGACGGTTGGGACCGTGCTGCTCGGCCCACTTTCAGATGTTGGTCGCAGGGTCGCATCGCGCCGAGACGGACTGCCCTTGCTCCGTGCGTGGCTGAGGGTACTTCCGACTGCGGCCGTGCGTATTGAGGTGGCTTCGCATCTTTCCGAGCCAGGGCAGCCGCTGAGTCATACTCACGCCATTCGCATGCTCCGCCTCGCAACCCAAACCGGACTCATGCCCGTGATGACCAATATGGTCAGGTATGCCGAGCCCGATGGTGCCATTACAGCAGACGTCCTTGACGCGGCCCGTGCACTGGCCTGTTTGGATGAGACCGGAGTCCAGCCAACTGCTCAAGGTTGGCTCAAACCCGTGACCACTATGAAGGCATTGGCCTCGGAAATTACGGCCCTAGGTCAGTTCGGGGATGGCGCTGCTAGAACGCTCCTCGCGAACACCGAAGACTTGGCGGATCAGTGCCGGATCGATCCGGTCGTCGATACAGGCTGGGGAATTCCTGTCATGCCGGAGGCATCCATCATCGGCATTACAGGCGATCCCTTAGCCGAGTTGTGGGAACGCGCGACAGCGGGTGTGACTAGCAGGTATTCAGGGAGCAGCTCCGCCTCCTTCGGGGTGATGCAGGACCGGCTTAAGGCCGAGATGGCGACCATCGCCGATCTGGGTTTCTCCTCCTATTTTTTGACGGTGGCTGAGGTGACTCGATTGATCCGGGAGATGGGCATTCGCTCGGCCGCACGCGGCTCCGGGGCCGGTTCGCTAGTCAACTACGCCCTAGGCATCTCTCAAGTCGACCCGATCCGGCACGATCTGTTGTTTGAACGCTTCCTCAGCACCGAACGACAGACCCTGCCGGATGTTGATATTGATGTTGAGTCAGCGCGGAGGCATGAGATCTACCACCGGATTTTCGAGCGCTTTGGTCCGGAGCGGGTGACCTTGATGTCGATGCAATCCGGCTATCGGGCCCGGGGTGCTGCCCGAGATGCTGGCATGGCCCTGGGTATGGCGCCAGAGGATATTGACGGGATCGCCAAAGGATTGTGGAGGTTCTCGGCCAGTGAATTTCGGGAAGCGTTGGATGAAAAGCCAGAACTGCGTGACCTAGCTGACCGGATCGAGGGTAACCGGCAGCTGGATCTTCTGGTCGATATTACGGAGCGCTTGGACCGGCTCCCACGCCATATCTCTATGCACCCCTGCGGGGTTATTCTCAGTTCCGCGACGCTATTGGATCGTACTCCGGTCCAGCCCTCAGGGACGGGGCTGCCCATGTCCCAGTACGACAAGCACGACATGGACCCTATGGGGCTAATCAAGCTAGACGTGCTCGGAGTGAGGATGCAGTCCGCGATGGCCTACGCCATCACTGAAATCCGCCGCACCACAGGAAAGAGAATCGATCTAGAAGCCGTACCGCTGGATGATGAGCCGACCTTTGAGCTCATCCGCTCCACCCAGACACTGGGGTGTTTTCAGATTGAATCACCCGGGCAGCGCGAACTCATTGGCAAACTTCAACCGACCGTCTTTGACGATCTCATCACCGACATTTCCCTTTTCCGCCCCGGTCCCATGCAAGCTGACATGGTCAAACCGTTTTTGAACAGGCGCGGCGGCTGGGAAACTGTCGCCCAACTCCACCCAGACTTGGAACCCGTGCTGCGCAGCACTTACGGGATCGTGGTCTTCCATGAGCAACTCATGCGAATCCTGGATATATTCACTGGCTGCGGGCTTGCCTATGCCGACGTCCTGCGCCGTCACCTCAGCAACGACGACAAACTGCCAGCTGTCGAGACATACTTTCGTGATCAGTCCATTCAACGGGGCTACACCCTCGAGGCGGTTGAGCGGGTGTGGGGTGTTGTGAAGGGATTTGGCTCGTTCGGATTCTGCCGCGCCCACGGGGCTGCCTTTGCCGTCCCCACCTACGAGTCAGCATGGCTCAAAACTCACTACCCGATCCAATTCTTGGCCGGCCTGTGGACTCATGACCCCGGCATGTACCCCAAGCGCCTTCTTATCGCCGAAGCTCGCCGGCTCGGCATCCCGATCCTCCCATTGGACGTCAACGCTTCCACGGATGAGTACGTCGTTGAACCTGCAGGTGATGGGGGCTTGGGGATCCGCATGTCCTTGTCGGATGTGAAAGGCATTCAAGCCAAGGAAGTCGAACGCATCCTCAACCAGCGTCCCTTTGATTCCTTGGCTGATCTCAAGCAACGCGCCCGTCTGCGGGTATCCACGATTGAGAGCCTCGCCCTAGTCGGAGCACTCGACTCTCTCTACACCGGAACTAATCACCGGAGCCGGCGAGACTTGGTGGCGTGGAACGAAGCGACCCGTCACAGCAAACGTGCGCACGTGATCCCCGGCCAACTCGCGCTACCCTTGCCTGCCATCGATGCCGCCACCATGGTCACTCATGAGCCGGACATGACTCCCACAGATGTCACCCGGGCCGAGCTGGACATCCTTTCCCTAGACGTGTCCTACCACCTCATGGAATCCCACCAACCTCTCTTGGACGAGCTCGGAGTCACTAAAGCCAAAGATCTCCTCAGCCTGCGCAACGGAACCTTCGTGCGAGTCGCGGGCGTCAGAGTCGCCACACAAACCCCGCCCATGCATGGAGGCAAACGCGTCGTGTTCATCAGCGTCGATGACGGCACAGGCTGCATCGACGCGACCTTCTTCGCCGACGCCCAGAAAGACGTCGATCCGCCGATTCTTTTCAATACCCGGTTGCTCTTGATTGAGGGAACGACTCGCCGCACTGGTCCGCGTGGCATGTCCCTCCAAGCGACAAACGCCACCGACCTCACAGAACTTTCGTTAGCGGCGCGAAATGGATGA
- a CDS encoding glutaredoxin domain-containing protein — protein sequence MNITVYSKPSCQQCKFTCLSLDHAGIPYQVVDLTTNAAALEYVQDLGYSQAPIVVVNEHDHWSGFNPTKIERLRLAIQ from the coding sequence ATGAATATCACCGTCTACAGCAAGCCAAGCTGCCAGCAATGCAAGTTCACCTGCCTGTCCCTGGACCATGCCGGCATCCCTTACCAAGTTGTCGATCTCACCACGAACGCCGCTGCCCTCGAGTACGTTCAGGACCTTGGATATTCTCAAGCCCCGATCGTCGTGGTCAACGAGCACGACCACTGGTCAGGATTCAACCCCACCAAAATCGAACGGCTCAGGCTCGCCATCCAATAA
- a CDS encoding DUF4192 domain-containing protein, whose product MEPIRISSPADVISYMGHSLGYWPQESLVCVALDGKALGPTLRVNLPGTEDVGDSYAERVAHAVGIDRDATAVLVALFTHKPWNKGNAKPFAAMIQGLKNRLLAAGLLVHDVWIVGPESFAQYDGANPTTYGKGTPLSAIESSTVNAELVYQGSAVAHSDTPAIPELFAAVDHDAVESALRDIATNPDQNLHAAYRLWTDLIDNEAEPTHDQLVEVLAALQYVGFRDQILADIPGINEPMATTLFGTTAEAPQWDRIDNSEKLLRKLLTIAAPTHAAPPLTLLGHICWWKGRGTAAANYMHVALTFDPDYHLARLLDQMLGAGIVSGWAQHKNTAYRNNH is encoded by the coding sequence ATGGAACCGATCAGAATCAGCAGCCCGGCCGACGTCATCAGCTACATGGGCCACAGCCTCGGCTACTGGCCACAGGAAAGCCTCGTCTGCGTCGCACTCGACGGCAAGGCACTCGGCCCCACCCTCCGGGTGAACCTGCCCGGCACCGAAGACGTCGGCGATAGCTACGCTGAACGCGTCGCCCACGCCGTCGGCATCGACCGCGACGCCACCGCCGTCCTCGTCGCCTTGTTCACCCACAAGCCCTGGAACAAGGGAAACGCCAAGCCCTTCGCTGCCATGATCCAAGGACTCAAGAACAGGCTCTTGGCTGCAGGGCTGCTCGTCCATGATGTGTGGATCGTTGGCCCCGAGTCCTTCGCCCAGTACGACGGAGCCAACCCCACGACGTACGGCAAGGGAACCCCGCTGTCAGCCATCGAGTCCAGCACAGTCAATGCCGAACTCGTCTACCAAGGCAGCGCCGTCGCACACAGCGACACACCGGCCATTCCCGAGTTGTTCGCCGCCGTTGATCACGACGCCGTCGAGTCCGCACTTCGGGACATCGCCACAAACCCCGACCAGAACCTTCATGCGGCCTACCGGCTCTGGACGGATCTCATCGACAACGAAGCGGAACCCACTCACGATCAGCTGGTCGAAGTCCTCGCCGCGCTGCAGTACGTCGGATTCAGGGACCAGATCCTCGCCGATATACCCGGCATCAATGAACCCATGGCCACCACACTCTTCGGCACCACAGCAGAAGCGCCGCAATGGGACCGCATCGACAACTCTGAGAAGCTTCTGCGGAAGCTGCTCACCATCGCCGCCCCAACTCATGCTGCTCCCCCGTTGACGCTACTCGGGCACATCTGCTGGTGGAAGGGCAGAGGAACAGCTGCTGCGAACTACATGCACGTCGCCCTGACGTTCGACCCCGACTACCACCTGGCCAGACTGCTGGACCAGATGCTTGGCGCCGGCATCGTCTCAGGCTGGGCACAACACAAGAACACCGCATACCGGAACAACCACTAA
- a CDS encoding ATP-binding protein: MSVPVAIVVSTLEELARLNWGKLAEPITMVPDPHLMESMRAVGYTLETAIADLIDNSVTAGASRVDLLFSGDGTSYVAIIDDGGGMSAVQAQNAMRLAGKSSRSDRESHDLGRFGLGLKTASISQCRDLTVVSKHDGLVHGYRWDLDYLIEKGTWSLLQLTQDECRSLPEFAELDKKATGTLVLWRKLDQLQATAGDLGTGLDESMIRVRKHLSLVFHRYLAGEHGRKFVIAINYRPIEGADPLLQSHRATQPGPLEKIHIEGEVIELRPFTLPHLNKLSSADRQRARVDGSLRDSQGFYIYREKRLVIWGTWFRIALSKSSVNWHGYEWTFPIPSTICGRWISKRRKPCPRLQLETDFVRSPTISWAQADGFTNTEVDRRQRVR, translated from the coding sequence ATGTCGGTGCCTGTAGCTATTGTTGTATCAACACTAGAAGAGCTCGCTAGATTGAATTGGGGAAAATTGGCTGAACCTATAACGATGGTGCCTGATCCACACCTTATGGAGTCGATGAGAGCCGTTGGATACACCCTTGAGACGGCGATAGCTGATCTAATTGACAACTCAGTCACTGCTGGAGCCTCCCGAGTTGATCTTCTGTTCTCGGGCGACGGAACTAGCTACGTTGCTATCATCGACGATGGTGGCGGAATGTCAGCAGTGCAGGCTCAAAATGCCATGCGGCTGGCCGGCAAGAGTTCTCGGTCTGACAGAGAATCTCATGACCTTGGAAGATTCGGGCTCGGCCTGAAGACGGCTTCCATTTCGCAATGCCGTGATCTGACCGTCGTGTCAAAGCATGACGGTCTTGTCCATGGGTATCGCTGGGATCTGGACTACTTGATCGAGAAGGGTACATGGAGTTTACTTCAGCTGACGCAGGACGAATGTCGGAGCCTTCCTGAGTTTGCCGAACTCGACAAGAAGGCCACCGGCACTCTTGTTCTCTGGCGAAAATTGGATCAGCTCCAAGCGACAGCTGGGGACCTGGGTACTGGTCTAGACGAGAGTATGATTCGAGTCCGAAAGCACCTGAGCCTCGTTTTCCATAGATACCTTGCAGGCGAACACGGCAGGAAGTTCGTGATTGCCATAAATTATCGGCCCATTGAGGGGGCAGACCCATTGCTCCAATCTCATCGGGCAACTCAACCCGGTCCACTTGAGAAGATCCACATCGAAGGTGAAGTGATCGAGCTCCGGCCCTTCACTCTTCCGCACCTAAATAAGCTCAGCAGCGCTGACAGGCAAAGGGCACGCGTCGATGGATCCCTCAGAGATAGTCAAGGGTTCTACATCTATCGTGAAAAACGATTGGTCATTTGGGGGACTTGGTTCCGCATCGCCCTAAGCAAGAGCTCGGTAAATTGGCACGGGTACGAGTGGACATTCCCAATACCCTCGACCATTTGTGGTCGTTGGATATCAAAAAGGCGCAAGCCGTGCCCCCGCCTGCAATTAGAAACCGACTTCGTCAGGTCGCCGACAATATCGTGGGCCCAAGCCGACGGGTTCACGAATACAGAGGTCGACCGACGTCAAAGGGTCCGGTGA